Below is a genomic region from Bradyrhizobium sp. 1(2017).
CTGATGCGACGCAGCAAATCCAGAAACTTGGAGCATCGTAGCTGTAGCGATCCGTAGCTGAAGGGAATGTGAATAAGTCCCTGATTTCCTTCCCTTTAGGAACGACGCCCACAATTGGCCGTTGGCGTGGAACATCGTAAGGCGGTATCGTGGCGTGACGAGTGTCGCGTGTGGATGCGCGGCCGGGGGTGAGTTCGATGACCTTGGCATTGTTGATCGTGGGGATTTTCGCCGTTCTGGCGGGCCTCCTGGCGATCCTGTTCGGCTATTCAGTCAGGGAATTCAGTGTCGGCAGCACCCTCATAATCTCCGGAACCGTCGGCGTCTGCACCGGACTGTTACTGGTCGGCCTGTATGCCCTGCTGCTCGAGCTGAGGGGCATTGCCCGCCGGCTGGCCGCAGGATCGGTTGCATCGTCCGAAGTTCGGGTCAGGCCGGTGCTGCCGGGCCTGGCGATGCAAGGCGCGCCTGCATCCGAGCCCGCGGTTGCCGCGCCTGCGAAGATCGAACCGGCGGCGCCGCCGCCGCCACCGGCTGCAGGTCCTCTGCCGTGGCAGGGCGAAGCCGCCGCGCGCGAGCGTCCGCGCATTGAGGCGCCGGAAGCCCCAACGCCGCCTGCGGCGCCGGAAGCGCCGCGTCGTCGCAACCTGATGTTCGCCTCGACCTCGCGCAAGGAGCGCGAACGGGCGGAGGCAAAGGGCACCGAGGGCCCGACGCCGCCTCCTGAAGAACCCGCAGCTTCCGCCGCGCAGGATGCCCCGTCCGCCAGCTTCGACGACGCCTGGCCGAAGCCGGAGCGCCTGCGCCAGCCGGAGCCGCCCGCGGCCGCGCGCCGCCCGCCGCCGCCTCAGCAGCGCTCGCCCTCGACCTTTGCGGAAGCCGCGCCTCCGGCGCCGCCTGCAGCTGAGCCCGTGGCTGCGCCCGAGGAGCCGCGCGTCACCGTGCTCAAGTCCGGCGTCGTCGACGGCATGGCCTATTCGCTCTATTCCGACGGCTCGATCGAAGCGCAGATGCCGGAGGGCATGATGCGCTTTGCCTCGATCGATGAGCTCCGCTCCCATCTCGACCAGCGCGGTTGAGTACCCAAGTAAAGAGCTACCGTTCGGCAGTAATCGTCAGTCGTCGTGTTCGGCCGAACGCGTTCTTGACAGGGAATACTTTGACGTCGTCAATCCCGTGGGACGCAAGGTGGAGAAAGGCGGGCGAATGTCGGATGTGGGAGGCAAGAATTTCATCGAGCTGACGGCGGGCATCGTGTCGGCCTATCTCAGCAACAATCCGACGCCCGCGGCCGAGATCCCGAACCTGATCAGCCAGGTGCATGGCGCCTTGGTGCGGGTCTCGTCGGGCCGGACCGAGGCTGCGCCGCTCGAGCCGGCAAAGCCCGCGGTCTCGCTGAAGAAGTCGATCGCGCCGGACTATCTGGTGTGTCTGGAAGACGGCAAGCGCTTCAAGTCGCTGAAGCGCCATCTGCGCACCCAGTACAACATGACGCCCGAGCAATATCGCGAGAAATGGGGCCTGCCGGCCGACTATCCCATGGTTGCGCCGAACTACGCGGTGGCGCGCTCGCAACTGGCCAAGCAGATGGGCCTCGGGCAGCAGCAGCGGAAGCGGAAGTAGTCCGGCCTAAGATCTCGTAGGATCGGCAGAGCGAAGCGTGCCCACCACCTCGAGCGCGAACTGAAGGAAGATGCGTGGGCAAGGCGCAACGGCGCCTTTGCCCAGCCTACGAGGCTGCGAAGCTTCTCACGACGCTTCCGCGAGCGCCTCTTTCGCGTCGGTCTTGATGCGCTCGACCATGGAGCGCAGCCCATTGGACCGCTGCGGCGTCAGATGATCGCGAAAGCCGAACTCGTTGAACACCGCGATCGCGTCGGTATCGAGAATTTCCTGCGGCGTGCGGCCCGAATAGAGCGAGAGCACGATCGCGACCAGCCCGCGCACGATATGCGCGTCGCTGTCGCCGCGATATTTCAGGATCGGCGCGCCATGGCTGCGGTCGACCAGCTTTTGGAGCCAGACCTGGCTGACGCAGCCATTCACCTTGTTCTCGGCGGAGTGCTCGGCCTCCGGCAGCGGTTCCAGGGTACGGCCGAGCTCGATGACGTACCGATAGCGGTCGTCCCACTCGTCCAGAAGCTCGAAATTGTCCCTGATTTCGTCGATTGTCGTCATGCTGGCCTACGGTTTCCGCTTCCCGCCAATATAGGGACGCGAAGCTGCGAAATCGATAGGGTTTGGGCTCGAATCGACGATCAGAATGCTGACAACCGGCCTTCTGGTCGCTCTCCCTGCGTGGGTGGAGCCATCGCCATCGCCAGCTACTTGGCGTAGAATGGAGCGGCCCAATCGAGCATGGAGTGCAATGATGCGTTCCGTCAAATTGCTGGCCGCCCTTGTCGTCCTCGTGATTCCGCTCGGATCTCCGCGAACGCTACAGGCGCAGGATCAGCCGGCATACGTCCGCATCACGCCAACCGATCTGAAGTGGAGTCCACTCGTTTCAATGCCGAAAGGCGCACAGATTGCTGTGCTGCACGGCAGTCTTGCCAAACCCGGCTTGTTTACGATCCGCGTGAAGCTGCCCGCGAACTTCAAATTGCCTGTCCATTCTCATCCCGACGAGCGGGTCCGCACGATCATTTCCGGAACCTACTATTCCGGCATCGGCGACAAGGCCGAGAGCTCGAAACTGATGGCTCTTCCCCCGGGCACGTTCTCGCATGTCCCACCCAAGGTGTGGCAGTTCGCGGAAACACGAGACGAAGAGGTCATCTTCCAGATCACCGGCGTCGGCCCCTCCGGTATCGATTACCTGAATGCAACCGACGATCCGCGGAAGGCTCAATAGGCGTCCGCCACTGCGGAGAGCGGCGAGCCACGCGCACATCGCCGAAGCTTGCGCGGACGCGCCCTAATTCGCCGCTTGAGGTCCGCGCCATTCCAGCGCGAGGTCGTCCTGGGTCAGGGTGTCGCGCACCGACTCGTTCGCGGCAATGTCGCCTTCGCCGGCCAGCGCGATCGAGCCGGTATGGTCG
It encodes:
- a CDS encoding DUF308 domain-containing protein — encoded protein: MTLALLIVGIFAVLAGLLAILFGYSVREFSVGSTLIISGTVGVCTGLLLVGLYALLLELRGIARRLAAGSVASSEVRVRPVLPGLAMQGAPASEPAVAAPAKIEPAAPPPPPAAGPLPWQGEAAARERPRIEAPEAPTPPAAPEAPRRRNLMFASTSRKERERAEAKGTEGPTPPPEEPAASAAQDAPSASFDDAWPKPERLRQPEPPAAARRPPPPQQRSPSTFAEAAPPAPPAAEPVAAPEEPRVTVLKSGVVDGMAYSLYSDGSIEAQMPEGMMRFASIDELRSHLDQRG
- a CDS encoding MucR family transcriptional regulator, translated to MSDVGGKNFIELTAGIVSAYLSNNPTPAAEIPNLISQVHGALVRVSSGRTEAAPLEPAKPAVSLKKSIAPDYLVCLEDGKRFKSLKRHLRTQYNMTPEQYREKWGLPADYPMVAPNYAVARSQLAKQMGLGQQQRKRK
- a CDS encoding SufE family protein, translating into MTTIDEIRDNFELLDEWDDRYRYVIELGRTLEPLPEAEHSAENKVNGCVSQVWLQKLVDRSHGAPILKYRGDSDAHIVRGLVAIVLSLYSGRTPQEILDTDAIAVFNEFGFRDHLTPQRSNGLRSMVERIKTDAKEALAEAS
- a CDS encoding cupin domain-containing protein, which translates into the protein MRSVKLLAALVVLVIPLGSPRTLQAQDQPAYVRITPTDLKWSPLVSMPKGAQIAVLHGSLAKPGLFTIRVKLPANFKLPVHSHPDERVRTIISGTYYSGIGDKAESSKLMALPPGTFSHVPPKVWQFAETRDEEVIFQITGVGPSGIDYLNATDDPRKAQ